From one Mytilus edulis chromosome 1, xbMytEdul2.2, whole genome shotgun sequence genomic stretch:
- the LOC139524688 gene encoding uncharacterized protein isoform X1: MSGVVLPHIPGAAPSYTRSLPAGFDSRSRPLSSSSNASGYTVVPHVYYGSHDICSFRGPTRSSGRSYSKLPSLRHKGGPNSLNSEISSQYSAKYRSSSDLSQTKVASSPFLPKSESEECLKCLLKVPHKRCESHKYIRVGGGYRHGYWYVKTLLEELELQRQRELIRQQRLQAITEKEVKAIKTYIRTKSGRLIEKIIFLSEEDYAAFKAGKNVADILSKYLSKDEAAGLESWDKDEVKAIKTYVRTKSGRLIEKVVYVSKSDYDAITSGAADAKDLLKKYAGEGEVIEGWDEAKMKTIKTYVRTKSGRLIEKTIMISQEDYDAMIRDGKNPNDILKKYLSLDDGEQFESWTSAEPMKAIKTMVRTKSGRLIEKTVYVSAEDYDKLIAGGGDMNEILGKYMNDDDGKIEGWEKAPSNPMKVVKTFIRTKSGRLIEKQILLTEEEYRRFQESGGDPDFLKQFIKLEAGEVIDSWEKASTVYSAGSDVRNAKEGQRIVGKDGQIYEVVVDPITGKKYKKRVGGKESDIDSGFASMQKGKKGKEETAEERKKRKQGGRDAGSDSDYSYRSVVSAGGTRHVRRRRKHADGTYSDSESYHSDKDPEGAARRRRRRREREHQNSAHSYYSVTSEGGTRTVRRKKKNADGTYGDSESYHSEDSHKEGGGLAERKKKQKEKTEREEAEKRRKARKERHGSGSDHSYFSETSQGGTRTVKRKKKIKDEHGNVIGYGDAESYHSDNER; this comes from the exons ATGAGTGGAGTAGTTTTACCACACATTCCTGGCGCTGCACCGTCATACACCAGATCCCTACCCGCGGGATTTGACTCAAGATCTCGACCCTTGAGTTCGAGTAGTAATGCTAGTGGTTATACTGTAGTTCCTCACGTATATTATGGATCGCACG ATATATGCAGTTTTCGTGGACCCACACGGTCAAGTGGACGTTCATACTCAAAATTACCCTCACTCAGACATAAG ggAGGTCCAAACAGTCTTAACTCGGAAATAAGTTCACAATATTCTGCCAAGTATAGAAGTTCATCAGATCTCAGCCAAACAAAAGTTGCCAGCTCGCCTTTCTTGCCCAAG TCTGAATCTGAGGAATGTCTCAAATGCTTATTAAAGGTTCCTCACAAGAGGTGTGAATCG CACAAGTATATCAGAGTGGGAGGTGGTTATCGCCATGGTTACTGGTATGTTAAAACCCTGTTGGAGGAACTTGAACTTCAG AGACAACGAGAATTGATTCGTCAACAGAGATTGCAAGCAATTACAGAAAAAG AAGTGAAagctataaaaacatatataagaaCTAAGAGTGGTCGTCTTATAGAAAAAATCATATTCTTATCAGAAGAGGACTATGCAGCTTTCAAAGCAGGCAAAAATGTCGCcgacattttatcaaaatatttatcgaAAGACGAAGCCGCCGGTTTAGAATCATGGGACAAGGATGAAGTCAAAGCTATCAAAACATACGTCAGAACCAAGAGTGGCAGGCTGATCGAAAAAGTGGTCTATGTTTCTAAATCGGACTATGACGCAATCACCAGCGGCGCAGCAGACGCCAAAGATCTATTGAAGAAATATGCTGGCGAAGGTGAAGTAATAGAAGGATGGGATGAAGCCAAGATGAAAACGATTAAAACATATGTCCGTACCAAAAGTGGACGTCTAATTGAGAAAACAATAATGATATCACAGGAAGATTACGACGCAATGATTAGAGACGGAAAGAATCCGAACGACATTCTTAAAAAATACCTGTCACTTGATGATGGTGAACAATTTGAATCATGGACTAGTGCTGAACCAATGAAAGCCATCAAAACAATGGTTCGAACAAAAAGTGGGCGTTTAATTGAAAAGACAGTGTATGTCTCTGCAGAGGACTATGATAAACTAATAGCAGGTGGCGGAGACATGAACGAAATTCTTGGGAAATATATGAACGATGACGACGGTAAGATTGAAGGATGGGAAAAGGCTCCATCTAATCCCATGAAAGTAGTTAAAACATTCATTAGAACCAAAAGTGGTAGactaattgaaaaacaaattcttTTAACTGAAGAGGAATATAGAAGATTTCAGGAATCTGGAGGTGATCCGGATTTCCTCAAACAATTTATAAAGTTAGAAGCGGGTGAAGTGATTGATAGCTGGGAGAAAGCTTCAACAGTCTACTCTGCCGGGTCAGATGTTAGAAATG CTAAGGAAGGACAACGCATTGTTGGAAAAGATGGTCAGATCTATGAGGTCGTGGTAGATCCAATTACgggaaagaaatacaaaaa GAGAGTTGGAGGAAAAGAATCTGATATAGATAGTGGGTTTGCGTCGATGCAAAAAGGAAAGAAAGGAAAAGAGGAAACAGCAGAGGAAAGAAAGAAGCGAAAACAAGGTGGTCGAGATGCTGGAAGTGACAGTGACTACAGTTATAGAAGTGTTGTAAGTGCTGGGGGTACTCGACATGTCCGACGCCGACGTAAACATGCCGATGGCACGTACAGCGATAGCGAATCGTACCATAGTGACAAGGACCCAGAGGGAGCAGCCAGACGCAGGCGTAGAAGACGTGAAAGAGAACATCAAAACAGTGCCCATAGTTATTACAGTGTGACAAGTGAAGGTGGTACGAGAACTGTTCGAAGAAAGAAGAAAAATGCTGACGGAACATACGGGGACTCGGAATCTTACCACAGCGAGGATAGTCATAAAGAAGGAGGTGGTCTTGCAGaacgaaaaaagaaacaaaaagaaaagacgGAGAGGGAGGAGGCCGAAAAACGAAGAAAGGCTAGAAAGGAGAGGCATGGTAGTGGAAGTGATCATAGTTATTTCAGTGAAACTAGCCAAGGTGGCACACGCACTgtgaaaagaaagaagaaaatcaAAGACGAGCATGGCAATGTGATTGGTTATGGTGATGCTGAATCATATCATTCTG ATAACGAAAGGTAA
- the LOC139524688 gene encoding uncharacterized protein isoform X2 yields MSAFSFSDCERLSRGNSFSLPPLTHEKHKLDIFLCPSYPSAVHVFPKLNGGPNSLNSEISSQYSAKYRSSSDLSQTKVASSPFLPKSESEECLKCLLKVPHKRCESHKYIRVGGGYRHGYWYVKTLLEELELQRQRELIRQQRLQAITEKEVKAIKTYIRTKSGRLIEKIIFLSEEDYAAFKAGKNVADILSKYLSKDEAAGLESWDKDEVKAIKTYVRTKSGRLIEKVVYVSKSDYDAITSGAADAKDLLKKYAGEGEVIEGWDEAKMKTIKTYVRTKSGRLIEKTIMISQEDYDAMIRDGKNPNDILKKYLSLDDGEQFESWTSAEPMKAIKTMVRTKSGRLIEKTVYVSAEDYDKLIAGGGDMNEILGKYMNDDDGKIEGWEKAPSNPMKVVKTFIRTKSGRLIEKQILLTEEEYRRFQESGGDPDFLKQFIKLEAGEVIDSWEKASTVYSAGSDVRNAKEGQRIVGKDGQIYEVVVDPITGKKYKKRVGGKESDIDSGFASMQKGKKGKEETAEERKKRKQGGRDAGSDSDYSYRSVVSAGGTRHVRRRRKHADGTYSDSESYHSDKDPEGAARRRRRRREREHQNSAHSYYSVTSEGGTRTVRRKKKNADGTYGDSESYHSEDSHKEGGGLAERKKKQKEKTEREEAEKRRKARKERHGSGSDHSYFSETSQGGTRTVKRKKKIKDEHGNVIGYGDAESYHSDNER; encoded by the exons ATGTCTGCGTTTTCGTTTTCTGATTGCGAAAGATTAAGTAGAGGAAACAGTTTTTCGCTACCACCTCTGACACATGAAAAACACAAATTGGATATATTTCTATGTCCGTCATACCCGTCTGCAGTACATGTGTTTCCAAAGCTAAAT ggAGGTCCAAACAGTCTTAACTCGGAAATAAGTTCACAATATTCTGCCAAGTATAGAAGTTCATCAGATCTCAGCCAAACAAAAGTTGCCAGCTCGCCTTTCTTGCCCAAG TCTGAATCTGAGGAATGTCTCAAATGCTTATTAAAGGTTCCTCACAAGAGGTGTGAATCG CACAAGTATATCAGAGTGGGAGGTGGTTATCGCCATGGTTACTGGTATGTTAAAACCCTGTTGGAGGAACTTGAACTTCAG AGACAACGAGAATTGATTCGTCAACAGAGATTGCAAGCAATTACAGAAAAAG AAGTGAAagctataaaaacatatataagaaCTAAGAGTGGTCGTCTTATAGAAAAAATCATATTCTTATCAGAAGAGGACTATGCAGCTTTCAAAGCAGGCAAAAATGTCGCcgacattttatcaaaatatttatcgaAAGACGAAGCCGCCGGTTTAGAATCATGGGACAAGGATGAAGTCAAAGCTATCAAAACATACGTCAGAACCAAGAGTGGCAGGCTGATCGAAAAAGTGGTCTATGTTTCTAAATCGGACTATGACGCAATCACCAGCGGCGCAGCAGACGCCAAAGATCTATTGAAGAAATATGCTGGCGAAGGTGAAGTAATAGAAGGATGGGATGAAGCCAAGATGAAAACGATTAAAACATATGTCCGTACCAAAAGTGGACGTCTAATTGAGAAAACAATAATGATATCACAGGAAGATTACGACGCAATGATTAGAGACGGAAAGAATCCGAACGACATTCTTAAAAAATACCTGTCACTTGATGATGGTGAACAATTTGAATCATGGACTAGTGCTGAACCAATGAAAGCCATCAAAACAATGGTTCGAACAAAAAGTGGGCGTTTAATTGAAAAGACAGTGTATGTCTCTGCAGAGGACTATGATAAACTAATAGCAGGTGGCGGAGACATGAACGAAATTCTTGGGAAATATATGAACGATGACGACGGTAAGATTGAAGGATGGGAAAAGGCTCCATCTAATCCCATGAAAGTAGTTAAAACATTCATTAGAACCAAAAGTGGTAGactaattgaaaaacaaattcttTTAACTGAAGAGGAATATAGAAGATTTCAGGAATCTGGAGGTGATCCGGATTTCCTCAAACAATTTATAAAGTTAGAAGCGGGTGAAGTGATTGATAGCTGGGAGAAAGCTTCAACAGTCTACTCTGCCGGGTCAGATGTTAGAAATG CTAAGGAAGGACAACGCATTGTTGGAAAAGATGGTCAGATCTATGAGGTCGTGGTAGATCCAATTACgggaaagaaatacaaaaa GAGAGTTGGAGGAAAAGAATCTGATATAGATAGTGGGTTTGCGTCGATGCAAAAAGGAAAGAAAGGAAAAGAGGAAACAGCAGAGGAAAGAAAGAAGCGAAAACAAGGTGGTCGAGATGCTGGAAGTGACAGTGACTACAGTTATAGAAGTGTTGTAAGTGCTGGGGGTACTCGACATGTCCGACGCCGACGTAAACATGCCGATGGCACGTACAGCGATAGCGAATCGTACCATAGTGACAAGGACCCAGAGGGAGCAGCCAGACGCAGGCGTAGAAGACGTGAAAGAGAACATCAAAACAGTGCCCATAGTTATTACAGTGTGACAAGTGAAGGTGGTACGAGAACTGTTCGAAGAAAGAAGAAAAATGCTGACGGAACATACGGGGACTCGGAATCTTACCACAGCGAGGATAGTCATAAAGAAGGAGGTGGTCTTGCAGaacgaaaaaagaaacaaaaagaaaagacgGAGAGGGAGGAGGCCGAAAAACGAAGAAAGGCTAGAAAGGAGAGGCATGGTAGTGGAAGTGATCATAGTTATTTCAGTGAAACTAGCCAAGGTGGCACACGCACTgtgaaaagaaagaagaaaatcaAAGACGAGCATGGCAATGTGATTGGTTATGGTGATGCTGAATCATATCATTCTG ATAACGAAAGGTAA